In the Alphaproteobacteria bacterium genome, one interval contains:
- the rsmD gene encoding 16S rRNA (guanine(966)-N(2))-methyltransferase RsmD, giving the protein MRIISGQFRHRLLKRPPSDTTRPTSDRAREAVFNILIHTYGVEFQDCVVLDVFAGSGAMGFEALSRGAKQVYFVENNKQAIRCIQENSTTLGADEKVHLLRGDAPQIKKAPDGGAHVIIMDPPYNQGLILPTCAQLYKQGWINPDTLVCIESSLTDCPAHIPHLTKKEQRIYGAAAISFWVEEKET; this is encoded by the coding sequence ATGCGCATTATCTCTGGGCAATTTCGCCACCGATTGTTAAAAAGGCCACCATCTGACACAACGCGTCCAACGTCAGACAGGGCACGGGAAGCTGTATTTAATATCTTGATTCACACTTATGGCGTTGAATTTCAGGATTGCGTTGTTTTAGATGTCTTTGCAGGATCAGGCGCGATGGGTTTTGAAGCGCTATCCAGGGGAGCGAAGCAGGTTTATTTTGTCGAAAACAACAAACAGGCTATTCGATGCATCCAAGAAAACAGTACGACGTTAGGTGCAGATGAGAAAGTGCATCTGTTAAGGGGTGATGCCCCCCAGATAAAAAAAGCACCAGATGGCGGGGCGCACGTAATAATCATGGATCCCCCATACAACCAGGGATTAATCCTTCCCACATGTGCACAACTTTACAAGCAGGGCTGGATAAACCCAGACACCCTTGTTTGTATCGAATCATCCTTGACTGATTGCCCGGCCCATATTCCCCATCTTACAAAGAAAGAACAACGAATTTATGGGGCTGCAGCTATAAGTTTTTGGGTAGAAGAAAAAGAAACCTGA
- a CDS encoding DMT family transporter: MNTTNNRNLYGALLIVLVAVFAAASNSLTHSLPKNFPTTQALFLKAGIGLLFVSVFYSRKLTAVTQTKFLPWQIFKGITGALGNWFLIASVQLLPLADSSALSLTSALMTTLGAYCFFGEKLTRPILYSLGIGFAGVLIILRPSSGVFTVYALYPLLSALAFSASSLIIKKVSIRDSSATTLFYLLFFMTLFSAGPAFWNWYEISSLALFLKLAGISALYVLGQFALIEAYTHAAASFIAPFKFSRFPLAVVSGFLFFEEQAAWTTLIGASMIIGSYIYLIKTNKKLK, encoded by the coding sequence ATGAACACAACAAACAATAGGAACCTCTATGGGGCCCTTTTGATTGTCTTGGTTGCCGTTTTTGCGGCAGCAAGCAATTCATTGACCCATTCCTTGCCAAAAAATTTTCCAACAACACAAGCCCTTTTCCTGAAAGCAGGGATCGGGCTTTTGTTTGTTTCCGTGTTTTATTCCCGCAAACTAACCGCCGTAACGCAAACAAAATTCCTGCCCTGGCAAATCTTCAAGGGGATAACGGGGGCGCTGGGCAACTGGTTTTTGATTGCATCCGTTCAGTTGCTTCCCTTGGCGGACAGCAGCGCGTTATCCCTGACAAGCGCATTAATGACAACACTGGGTGCCTATTGTTTTTTTGGGGAGAAACTGACCCGCCCCATTCTTTATTCTCTGGGGATTGGATTTGCGGGTGTTTTAATTATTTTACGCCCCTCATCGGGTGTTTTCACAGTTTATGCCCTATACCCGCTGTTATCGGCTCTGGCTTTTTCAGCGTCATCATTGATCATTAAAAAAGTATCCATCAGGGATTCATCGGCCACAACCTTGTTCTATTTATTGTTTTTTATGACCCTATTCAGCGCTGGGCCAGCATTTTGGAATTGGTATGAAATTTCATCATTGGCCCTGTTTTTAAAATTAGCGGGCATTTCTGCGTTATACGTTTTGGGGCAGTTTGCATTGATCGAGGCGTACACCCATGCCGCGGCATCCTTTATTGCGCCCTTTAAATTTTCCCGATTCCCATTGGCCGTTGTATCGGGATTTTTATTTTTTGAAGAACAGGCCGCTTGGACAACGCTTATTGGCGCATCAATGATCATTGGTTCTTATATTTATCTTATTAAAACAAATAAAAAATTAAAATAA
- a CDS encoding nitronate monooxygenase: protein MISGKEVLPLIEGGKGVAVSNGDSSGAWAAAGGVGTFSGCNADDKDEHGNLVPWVYHAKTRRERQQELIAYSIRGGVTQAKIAHELSNGEGRIHMNVLWEMGGTEELLHGVLSQTKGILHGITCGAGMPFRVADICASYGVYYHPIVSSARAFKILWKRSFYRFPEWLGGVVYEDPWLAGGHNGLSNSEDPLVPQPPMPRVIELRQAMRACGMGDTPIIMAGGVWCLNEWEDWLDNPDLGPIAFQFGTRPLLTQESPIPMAWKKKLLTLKEGDIFLNRFSPTGFYSSAVNNGFIQELRQRSERQIDYRTTPADGCTEPLATGARGRLVYLKPEDMPKAEQWKAAGFTEILRTPDTTLIFVTPERAAKILSDQTHCMGCLSACLFSNWAQNEEGTTGRRADPRSFCIEKTLQAVAHNGDIENELMFGGRQAYRFGQDPFYNDGFIPTVKQLVERIQSGD, encoded by the coding sequence ATGATTTCTGGGAAAGAAGTTCTGCCTTTGATTGAAGGTGGAAAAGGTGTAGCTGTTTCTAACGGAGATAGCTCTGGAGCCTGGGCGGCAGCCGGGGGCGTGGGGACTTTTTCGGGATGTAATGCCGACGATAAAGACGAACACGGCAATTTGGTCCCCTGGGTTTACCATGCAAAAACAAGACGAGAACGCCAGCAGGAACTGATTGCTTATTCTATCCGGGGCGGCGTAACGCAGGCAAAAATAGCCCACGAACTGTCTAACGGAGAAGGCAGAATCCACATGAACGTTTTGTGGGAAATGGGCGGAACAGAGGAGCTCCTCCACGGTGTTCTGTCTCAAACAAAAGGAATTCTGCACGGTATAACGTGCGGGGCCGGCATGCCCTTTCGCGTGGCCGACATCTGTGCCAGCTATGGCGTTTATTACCATCCCATCGTTTCATCAGCACGCGCATTTAAGATTTTGTGGAAACGGTCATTTTACCGATTCCCCGAATGGTTGGGTGGCGTCGTTTACGAAGATCCCTGGTTGGCCGGCGGTCACAATGGTTTGTCAAACAGCGAGGATCCCCTGGTCCCGCAACCACCAATGCCCCGCGTTATAGAACTACGCCAAGCTATGCGCGCCTGCGGTATGGGCGACACACCAATTATTATGGCGGGTGGCGTCTGGTGCCTTAATGAATGGGAAGACTGGTTGGATAATCCTGATCTGGGACCAATCGCCTTTCAGTTCGGAACGCGCCCGTTGTTAACTCAGGAAAGCCCAATCCCAATGGCGTGGAAGAAAAAGCTTCTAACCCTGAAAGAGGGGGATATATTCTTGAACCGGTTTAGCCCAACAGGATTTTATTCATCGGCCGTCAATAATGGATTTATCCAGGAATTAAGACAACGGTCAGAACGACAAATTGATTACAGAACAACACCAGCCGATGGATGCACCGAACCATTGGCAACTGGTGCCCGCGGAAGGCTTGTTTATTTAAAACCAGAAGACATGCCAAAGGCAGAACAATGGAAAGCAGCTGGCTTTACAGAAATTCTCAGGACACCAGACACGACGTTAATTTTCGTAACCCCAGAAAGGGCAGCCAAGATTCTGTCCGATCAAACCCATTGCATGGGATGTTTGTCGGCTTGTTTGTTCAGCAATTGGGCGCAGAATGAAGAAGGAACCACAGGAAGACGTGCAGATCCGCGCAGTTTTTGTATCGAAAAAACATTGCAAGCCGTGGCCCATAATGGGGATATAGAAAACGAGCTCATGTTTGGAGGTCGCCAAGCCTACCGTTTCGGACAAGATCCGTTCTATAATGATGGATTCATCCCAACAGTCAAGCAATTGGTGGAACGCATCCAGTCCGGGGATTAG
- a CDS encoding MFS transporter, translating to MKTSTLTDIPDTNLSPDVKKSVAIVLVGNFLDYFDLMLAVHMTVILTKIFIPGDSALTPILVAFTFCSSFVIRPFAAIFWGYIGDTIGRVPVLISTTFLMSISCVLIPNIPSYAEWGTLSAVLFLTLRLVQGFASGGEAIAADVFIAETVPKPKVYLCSSLVAATCSCGGLVACGIGAICILMSPENGWKIPFYIGSGVAVIGTIARKTLKETPEFVKTLEKKKTKRKFLDLYLSLNFRSRNIPALFALHLFPAVAFYFSLAYLPSVLINQLGISPSRVMGQSTLVLFFVMCSEVGYGLLGLKFHPFSILKFKMFSLLMVIPVLAIYIDGLTSPLLIFIIQVSVACLGQELSPAYPIITKGFPVIGRYTSLLLIWAISHSLIYLMTACIFSQVTGFQGLCLLLFVAASISLIGLYAFVPEDKMLTLKLANNSSEDFSLEEILAEEKKYEKLDQKEKEQFLKKWLNKIK from the coding sequence ATGAAAACGAGTACGCTTACAGACATACCTGATACGAATTTAAGCCCAGACGTCAAAAAATCCGTTGCTATCGTTTTGGTTGGAAATTTTCTTGATTATTTTGATCTGATGCTGGCCGTTCATATGACGGTAATTTTAACAAAAATTTTTATCCCAGGTGATTCTGCCCTTACTCCAATTTTAGTCGCCTTTACGTTTTGTTCCTCATTTGTTATCCGTCCTTTTGCCGCCATTTTCTGGGGGTATATTGGTGACACGATCGGCCGGGTGCCTGTTTTGATATCAACAACATTCTTGATGTCAATATCGTGTGTCTTAATTCCCAACATCCCATCCTATGCGGAATGGGGAACGCTATCAGCTGTGTTATTTCTGACTTTACGCCTTGTTCAGGGATTTGCATCCGGCGGCGAGGCTATTGCTGCCGATGTTTTTATTGCCGAAACAGTTCCAAAGCCAAAAGTTTATTTGTGCAGTTCTCTTGTTGCAGCCACCTGCTCATGCGGCGGATTGGTCGCCTGTGGAATTGGGGCGATTTGCATTTTGATGTCCCCGGAAAATGGGTGGAAGATCCCCTTTTATATCGGATCTGGCGTTGCTGTTATTGGAACAATTGCCCGAAAAACACTAAAAGAAACACCCGAATTTGTAAAAACCCTGGAGAAAAAGAAAACCAAACGAAAATTTTTGGATTTATATTTATCTTTGAATTTTAGAAGCCGAAATATTCCCGCTTTGTTTGCCCTGCATCTTTTTCCCGCTGTGGCTTTTTATTTTTCCCTCGCTTACTTACCATCTGTTCTTATCAATCAGCTGGGAATAAGTCCAAGCAGGGTCATGGGCCAATCAACACTTGTTCTTTTTTTCGTCATGTGTTCCGAGGTTGGCTATGGGCTCCTGGGGTTAAAATTTCACCCCTTCAGCATTCTTAAATTTAAAATGTTCTCTCTTTTGATGGTGATACCCGTTCTTGCCATTTATATTGATGGACTTACCAGCCCACTACTTATTTTTATTATTCAAGTAAGCGTTGCCTGCCTTGGGCAAGAGCTTAGCCCTGCCTACCCTATTATCACTAAGGGATTTCCCGTCATAGGACGATACACTTCTCTTCTTTTGATATGGGCCATATCGCATTCCTTAATTTATCTAATGACAGCATGTATTTTTAGTCAGGTCACCGGATTTCAAGGATTGTGTCTTTTGCTGTTTGTCGCAGCCTCGATTTCCCTTATAGGGCTTTATGCCTTTGTCCCAGAGGATAAAATGCTTACCCTTAAGCTTGCCAATAATTCATCCGAAGATTTTTCATTAGAAGAGATCCTGGCCGAAGAAAAAAAGTATGAAAAGCTAGACCAAAAAGAAAAAGAACAATTCCTGAAAAAATGGCTTAACAAAATAAAGTAA
- the rpmG gene encoding 50S ribosomal protein L33, whose amino-acid sequence MAKKSATISIKLLSTADTGFFYVTKKNPRKKPEKMELRKYDPVKRQHVLFKEAKIK is encoded by the coding sequence ATGGCTAAAAAATCAGCAACAATCAGTATTAAGTTATTGAGCACGGCAGACACTGGGTTCTTTTATGTTACAAAGAAAAATCCCCGCAAAAAGCCAGAGAAAATGGAACTTCGCAAATACGACCCAGTAAAAAGACAGCATGTTCTTTTTAAAGAAGCAAAAATTAAATAA